One stretch of Halichoerus grypus chromosome 8, mHalGry1.hap1.1, whole genome shotgun sequence DNA includes these proteins:
- the ARG2 gene encoding arginase-2, mitochondrial isoform X3 → MIRPQKRKGVEYGPAAIREAGLMKRLSNLGCRLKDFGDLSFTPVPKDDLYNNLIVNPRSVGLANQELAEVVSRAVSSGYSCVTVGGDHSLAIGTISGHARHCPDLCVIWVDAHADINTPLTTSSGNLHGQPVSFLLRELQDKVPQLPGFSWIKPCISSPSIVYIGLRDVDPPEHFILKNYDIQYFSMRDIDRLGIQKVMEQTFDLLIGKRQRPIHLSFDIDAFDPTLAPATGTPVVGGLTYREGMYITEEIHNTGLLSALDLVEVNPQLAASEEEAKATASLAVDVIASSFGQTREGGHIVYDQLPTPNSPDESEREERVRI, encoded by the exons GCTGCCGCCTAAAAGATTTTGGAGATTTGAGTTTTACTCCAGTCCCTAAAGATGATCTCTACAACAACCTGATAGTGAATCCTCGCTCAGTGGGCCTTGCCAACCAGGAACTGGCTGAGGTGGTTAGTAGAGCGGTGTCAAGTGGCTACAGCTGTGTCACAGTGGGAGGCGACCACAG CCTGGCAATCGGAACCATTAGCGGCCACGCCCGGCACTGCCCAGACCTTTGTGTGATCTGGGTTGATGCCCATGCTGACATCAATACACCCCTCACCACTTCATCTGGAAATCTCCATGGACAGCCAGTTTCATTTCTCCTCAGAGAACTACAGGACAAG GTGCCACAACTCCCAGGATTTTCCTGGATCAAACCTTGTATCTCTTCCCCAAGTATTGTGTATATTGGTCTAAGAGATGTGGACCCTCCTGAACA ttttattttaaagaattatgatATCCAGTATTTTTCCATGAGAGACATAGATCGACTTGGTATTCAGAAGGTCATGGAACAGACATTTGATCTGCTAATTGGCAA AAGACAAAGGCCAATCCATCTGAGTTTTGATATTGATGCATTTGACCCTACCCTGGCTCCAGCCACCGGAACCCCTGTTGTAGGGGGACTGACCTATCGAGAAGGCATGTATATTACTGAGGAAATACACAATACAG GGTTGTTGTCAGCACTGGATCTTGTTGAAGTCAATCCTCAGTTGGCTGCTTCAGAGGAAGAGGCCAAGGCTACAGCTAGCCTGGCAGTGGATGTGATTGCTTCAAGTTTTGGGCAGacaagggagggagggcacaTTGTCTATGACCAACTTCCAACTCCCAATTCACCAGATGAATCAGAAAGGGAAGAACGTGTGAGAATTTAG